A stretch of the Vigna radiata var. radiata cultivar VC1973A chromosome 7, Vradiata_ver6, whole genome shotgun sequence genome encodes the following:
- the LOC106766350 gene encoding putative receptor-like protein kinase At4g00960 — protein sequence MLWSLQTCFAIISGAGSIEFNGGSEETDHKTLFDKSFWYSFSIGYVCSASGIIFAFMCFCVPWAQLKKSKRKFMSSNVGRHDMHAIKANQVPKLLLYLLLLKKGNQEISRVLDKLRSSISFMELCRATDYFNMTNVIGTGKTGTVYKAKLSNGSKVAVKRLYDSKLFETKFALEIGILHRFKHGNLVDLLGFCTERKQRILVYEFMPNGKLSDWLHPLQNEAFPLDWPIRLKIALGLARGLSFLHECCNWKILHFGISSEHVLLDKNFEPKLWNFTSAELMKEKQKKLGKKDVYDFGVVLMELITGKKHVEMSIDFNVIDSSLLGKGFDEQISCLVKVAVDCIQLSPHQRPSMLDVYKYIERLWEGYETDDWFILSIHPLCPSARKGTYRYAAPEYLATGHLTAKSDVYSFGVVLLEMLSGKRAVDKNRPSGQHNLVEWAKPYLANKRKIFRVLDTRLEGQYSTDDAYKVANLALRCLSIDSKFRPNMDEVVRTLETKNLKHADEGGLKVDEP from the exons ATGTTGTGGTCATTGCAAACTTGCTTCGCCATAATCAGTGGTGCAGGTAGCATTGAATTCAATGGAGGATCGGAAGAAACTGATCATAAAACATTATTTGATAAATCCTTTTGGTACAGTTTTAGCATTGGTTATGTCTGTTCAGCCAGCGGGATCATCTTTGCTTTTATGTGCTTCTGTGTCCCTTGGGCGCAACTAAAGAAGAGCAAGAGAAAGTTCATGTCTTCCAACGTTGGTAGGCATGATATGCATGCAATAAAGGCAAACCAAGTTCCCAAACTACTACTCTATCTGTTGTTGCTCAAGAAAGGAAACCAAGag ATTTCTAGAGTACTGGACAAACTAAGATCGAGTATCAGCTTCATGGAACTGTGTAGAGCAACTGATTACTTCAACATGACCAATGTTATTGGGACAGGAAAGACAGGGACAGTGTACAAGGCCAAGCTTTCTAATGGCTCAAAAGTGGCAGTGAAGAGACTCTATGATTCAAAGCTATTTGAGACAAAGTTTGCCTTAGAAATCGGGATTCTACACAGATTCAAACATGGAAACTTAGTGGATCTTCTTGGGTTTTGCACAGAGAGAAAACAGAGGATCCTTGTGTATGAATTCATGCCAAATGGTAAACTCTCTGATTGGTTACATCCTTTGCAAAATGAAGCTTTTCCATTGGATTGGCCAATAAGGCTTAAAATAGCACTTGGGTTGGCTAGAGGTTTATCCTTTCTCCATGAGTGTTGCAACTGGAAGATACTCCATTTTGGTATAAGCTCGGAGCATGTTTTGCTTGATAAGAATTTTGAGCCCAAATTATGGAATTTCACAAGTGCTGAACTCATGAAAGAAAAGCAGAAGAAGCTAGGGAAGAAGGATGTGTACGATTTTGGCGTTGTTCTGATGGAGCTTATCACTGGAAAGAAGCACGTTGAAATGAGTATAGATTTTAATGTCATTGATTCATCTTTGTTGGGGAAAGGATTCGATGAGCAAATATCATGTCTGGTTAAGGTTGCAGTTGATTGCATTCAGTTGTCTCCACACCAGAGACCAAGTATGCTTGATgtgtataaatatatagaaaggTTATGGGAAGGATACGAAACTGATGACT GGTTCATCCTCTCAATCCATCCTCTTTGTCCATCAGCGCGCAAGGGAACCTACAGATATGCAGCTCCTGAATATCTAGCCACAG GTCATCTTACTGCCAAGAGTGATGTCTATAGTTTTGGAGTTGTCCTGCTAGAAATGTTATCTGGAAAGAGGGCAGTTGACAAGAATAGACCATCTGGACAACACAATTTGGTGGAATGGGCTAAACCATACCTAGCAAACAAACGTAAAATATTTCGTGTGTTGGACACACGGCTTGAAGGACAATATTCAACGGATGATGCCTATAAAGTGGCCAACCTTGCCTTGCGGTGCCTGTCAATAGATTCCAAGTTCAGGCCAAACATGGATGAAGTAGTCAGAACATTGGAAACAAAAAATCTCAAGCACGCTGATGAAGGTGGATTGAAGGTTGATGAACCNTAA
- the LOC106766352 gene encoding uncharacterized protein LOC106766352, translated as MLDVAPVSTPMNFSTKVSSQGDPVDDLAAFKRLIGRLIYHTNTCPDITYAVHRLSQHVASPTKLHHQVAFRILRYIKQTPGQGIFLKAINTLTLKAYSDLDWASCPDSRKSTTGYIVYLGDSPISWRSKKQSTVSRSSSEAEYRALAQTACEIHWLINLLTDLRLPFSQPATIFYDNHSAIKIAINQVFHERTKHIEIDCHLIREKVQRGTIKLLPIHTTLQLADILTKTLSPSTFHTINSKLGTLNIYAKLEGGCQKTIKSTTSDSAYN; from the coding sequence ATGCTTGATGTTGCTCCTGTCAGTACACCAATGAACTTCTCAACCAAAGTTTCCTCTCAAGGAGATCCTGTTGATGATCTTGCTGCCTTCAAAAGATTAATCGGGAGACTTATCTATCATACCAACACTTGCCCCGATATCACCTATGCGGTCCATCGTTTAAGCCAACACGTTGCTTCTCCAACTAAGCTTCATCATCAAGTTGCTTTCAGAATTCTGCGCTACATCAAACAAACACCAGGTCAGggtattttcttaaaagctaTTAATACTCTCACCTTAAAAGCTTATAGCGATTTAGATTGGGCTAGTTGCCCTGACTCCCGCAAATCCACCACGGGATACATTGTTTACTTGGGTGATTCCCCAATATCATGGAGATCCAAGAAGCAATCAACTGTCTCGCGCAGCTCATCTGAGGCCGAATATCGTGCTCTTGCTCAAACTGCCTGTGAAATTCATTGGCTCATCAATCTTCTCACTGATCTTCGCCTTCCATTCTCTCAACCTGCTACCATCTTCTACGACAATCACTCTGCAATCAAAATTGCTATTAACCAGGTCTTCCACGAAAGAACCAAACATATCGAGATAGATTGTCACCTCATTCGCGAAAAAGTCCAGCGAGGAACTATCAAGCTTCTCCCCATCCATACCACTTTACAACTCGCTGATATTTTGACGAAGACTCTTTCTCCTTCCACCTTCCATACCATTAATTCCAAGCTTGGCACTCTGAACATCTATGCCAAGCTTGAGGGGGGCTGTCAGAAAACTATTAAAAGCACCACCTCCGACTCTGCCTATAATTAA